The Methylotenera sp. G11 genome includes a window with the following:
- a CDS encoding class I SAM-dependent methyltransferase: MDKKQHWEQVYTSRASDSVSWFQKHAGQSLALIHGTGLSQNAAIIDVGGGTSVLVDELVAAGFKDLTVLDLSAAALEVAKQRLGDDAGSIHWLLGDITKVELPQNRFDIWHDRAVFHFLTEPEERQAYVRQLMRAVRPNGHVIIATFAEDGPEKCSGLPVMRYSPEALHAEFGNAFHLVRHIKEVHHTPSGTEQQFVYCYLRKGID; the protein is encoded by the coding sequence ATGGATAAAAAACAACATTGGGAACAGGTATACACTAGCAGGGCATCGGATAGTGTGAGCTGGTTTCAGAAGCATGCCGGCCAATCCCTGGCGCTTATTCACGGCACTGGCTTAAGTCAGAATGCAGCCATCATTGATGTGGGCGGCGGGACGTCGGTGCTTGTGGATGAGCTGGTGGCTGCCGGCTTCAAAGACCTGACCGTGCTTGATCTGTCGGCGGCTGCGCTGGAGGTGGCAAAGCAGCGTTTGGGTGATGATGCAGGCTCCATTCACTGGCTGCTGGGGGATATTACGAAAGTTGAACTCCCGCAAAACCGTTTTGATATCTGGCATGACCGTGCGGTGTTTCATTTTTTAACCGAACCGGAAGAGCGTCAGGCCTATGTACGGCAACTCATGCGTGCTGTGCGTCCCAATGGTCATGTCATTATCGCCACATTTGCCGAAGACGGGCCAGAAAAATGCAGTGGTTTACCGGTCATGAGGTATTCCCCGGAAGCGCTGCATGCTGAATTTGGTAATGCTTTCCATCTGGTCAGGCACATTAAAGAAGTGCATCACACGCCATCCGGCACCGAGCAGCAGTTTGTGTATTGTTATTTGCGCAAGGGCATTGATTAA
- a CDS encoding DUF3147 family protein — translation MRYLIVKYLVTAGVVVLVSELAKRSDRLGGLVAALPLVTVLTLIWLYVEQQPAGKIANHAWYTFWYVIPTLPMFLAFPVLLPRIGFWPTLLACVLITMACFGLFALVVRRFGIELI, via the coding sequence ATGCGATACCTGATTGTTAAATATCTTGTGACTGCCGGTGTTGTGGTGCTGGTGTCTGAGTTAGCGAAACGCAGCGACAGGCTAGGCGGCCTGGTTGCGGCCTTGCCGCTGGTAACGGTGCTGACTTTGATATGGCTTTATGTCGAACAGCAGCCTGCGGGCAAGATCGCCAATCATGCCTGGTATACATTCTGGTATGTGATTCCGACACTGCCGATGTTCCTGGCCTTTCCGGTGCTTCTGCCCAGGATAGGGTTCTGGCCTACGCTATTGGCGTGTGTGCTGATTACAATGGCTTGTTTCGGTTTGTTTGCCTTGGTGGTGCGCCGCTTCGGGATAGAGCTGATCTGA
- a CDS encoding copper oxidase: MESPNLNRRDFFRLAGVAGAGIALSAVNKTAMAALPEIVSSEKADTQAPLYPDTGRPYNPVVTLNGWSLPWRMNNGVKEFHLVAEPVVREIAPGMKAHLWGYNGQSPGPTIEVVEGDRVRMFVTNRLPEKTSIHWHGQRLPNGMDGVSGLTQPAIMPGKTFVYEFVAKRPGTFMYHPHADEMTQMAMGLMGSWVTHFKDTKLMPVDRDFVFLLNAYDIEPGSYKPKTNTMLNFNLWTWNSRAFPGIDPLVVRKNDRVRIRVGNLTMTNHPIHLHGHEFQVTGTDGGWVPPGARWPEVTTDIAVGQMRAIEFVADEPGDWALHCHKSHHTMNAMGHEVPTLLDVNQDDLVKKISNLVPDYMAMGETGMSEMSDMAAMMDMPLPENTLPMMSGTGQYGAIEMGGMFSTLKVREGLARNDYRDPGPYRHPKGTVASEYSGTDKVPEATRPPVNNAPAAVELQVRKPQGHGEHSGH, translated from the coding sequence ATGGAATCTCCAAACTTGAATCGGCGCGATTTTTTCAGGCTTGCCGGCGTTGCCGGGGCAGGCATCGCTTTAAGCGCAGTCAATAAAACGGCAATGGCCGCATTGCCCGAGATTGTTTCATCCGAAAAAGCCGACACGCAGGCGCCGCTTTATCCCGATACCGGGCGGCCATATAACCCGGTGGTCACGCTGAATGGCTGGAGCCTGCCGTGGCGCATGAACAACGGCGTGAAGGAGTTTCACCTGGTAGCTGAACCGGTAGTGCGTGAAATAGCCCCCGGCATGAAGGCGCACTTATGGGGCTATAACGGCCAAAGCCCGGGGCCCACGATTGAAGTGGTGGAAGGTGACCGCGTACGCATGTTCGTGACAAACCGCCTGCCGGAAAAAACCAGCATCCACTGGCATGGGCAGCGCCTGCCCAACGGCATGGATGGCGTGAGTGGCCTTACGCAGCCGGCCATCATGCCCGGTAAGACCTTTGTCTATGAATTTGTGGCAAAGCGTCCGGGCACGTTTATGTACCATCCGCATGCGGATGAAATGACGCAGATGGCGATGGGGCTGATGGGGAGCTGGGTTACGCATTTTAAGGATACCAAATTGATGCCGGTAGACCGGGATTTCGTATTCCTGCTGAATGCCTATGATATCGAGCCGGGCAGCTATAAACCCAAAACCAATACCATGCTCAACTTTAATTTATGGACATGGAATAGCCGCGCCTTTCCCGGGATTGATCCTTTGGTCGTGCGTAAAAATGACCGCGTGCGCATTCGTGTGGGTAACCTGACAATGACGAATCACCCGATTCACCTGCATGGGCATGAGTTTCAGGTAACGGGAACCGATGGCGGCTGGGTGCCGCCGGGAGCAAGGTGGCCGGAAGTCACGACTGACATTGCGGTTGGCCAGATGCGCGCAATTGAATTTGTGGCCGATGAGCCGGGCGACTGGGCATTGCACTGCCACAAGAGCCATCACACCATGAACGCCATGGGACACGAAGTGCCGACCTTGCTGGATGTTAACCAGGATGACCTGGTGAAAAAAATCAGCAACCTGGTGCCGGATTACATGGCAATGGGCGAAACCGGCATGTCGGAAATGAGCGATATGGCGGCGATGATGGATATGCCGCTGCCGGAAAATACGCTGCCGATGATGAGTGGCACCGGCCAGTATGGCGCGATTGAAATGGGCGGCATGTTCAGTACCCTGAAAGTGCGTGAAGGTCTTGCCCGCAACGATTACAGGGACCCGGGGCCTTACCGGCACCCCAAAGGCACTGTAGCGAGCGAATACAGCGGCACCGATAAAGTGCCGGAGGCAACAAGGCCGCCGGTTAATAATGCGCCGGCTGCGGTAGAGCTTCAGGTGCGTAAGCCGCAGGGGCATGGCGAACACAGCGGGCATTGA
- a CDS encoding TolC family protein has translation MSIVKIIPGRNGLLRGLPLLLASGFVLSGCAGFSKDGGLNDVKSLTQKHIRQEVVWPKTAAEQQLAETQVKALLQNALDVESAVQLALLSNKGLQASLFNLGISEADVVQAGRLPNPKFSMLYARHNGDYKIEQALTFNIFSLLTMPKMLEIERLNFEKAKQQAALEVVKLAYQTRLAYFNAVAANEQLAYSMQVKESAEASAEMARRMVKAGNWNQLELVREQGFYADASQDVLAAKQKQQASHEALSRLLGIPVHQLALQKRLPDLPDTMAESAQFQQETFEQRLDIQAARSHVQALAKQLGLTKATSVINVLELGPARVLEGRRGDTYKNGVDISFELPLFDWGGAKVARAEATYMQGVNRAAYIAANAQSEIREAHGRYRTSYDIARHYHDEIVPLRKKMLDEKLLRYNGMLVSPFELFSDARAQVASVKTYIEKLNEFWLADTELQMTRIGNLNALEGKE, from the coding sequence ATGAGTATTGTAAAAATAATCCCTGGTCGAAACGGCTTGCTGCGCGGCCTGCCGCTATTGCTGGCCAGTGGGTTTGTGTTGAGCGGGTGTGCCGGTTTTTCTAAAGACGGTGGTTTGAACGATGTGAAATCCCTGACGCAGAAGCACATCAGGCAGGAGGTTGTGTGGCCAAAAACCGCAGCGGAACAGCAGCTTGCGGAAACGCAGGTGAAAGCGCTGCTGCAAAATGCGCTGGATGTCGAAAGCGCGGTGCAGCTTGCATTGCTGAGCAACAAGGGCTTGCAGGCTTCACTATTCAACCTTGGTATTTCCGAAGCGGATGTCGTGCAGGCTGGCCGGTTGCCTAACCCGAAGTTTTCGATGCTGTATGCTAGGCATAATGGCGATTACAAAATCGAGCAGGCGCTTACCTTCAATATTTTCTCACTGCTGACCATGCCGAAAATGCTGGAAATCGAGCGCCTTAATTTCGAGAAAGCCAAGCAGCAGGCTGCGCTTGAGGTCGTGAAACTGGCATACCAGACACGGCTGGCGTACTTTAACGCGGTCGCGGCGAATGAGCAGCTTGCCTATAGCATGCAGGTGAAAGAGTCGGCGGAAGCCAGCGCCGAGATGGCAAGGCGCATGGTCAAAGCCGGTAACTGGAACCAGCTTGAACTGGTGCGTGAGCAGGGGTTTTATGCGGATGCCAGTCAGGATGTGCTCGCAGCAAAACAGAAGCAGCAGGCCTCGCATGAGGCATTGTCGCGTCTACTGGGTATTCCCGTGCATCAGCTTGCCTTACAGAAGCGCCTGCCGGACTTGCCCGATACCATGGCTGAATCAGCGCAGTTCCAGCAGGAAACTTTCGAGCAGCGGCTTGATATACAGGCCGCGCGATCCCATGTGCAGGCGCTGGCCAAACAGTTAGGTCTCACTAAAGCGACCAGCGTGATTAACGTGCTGGAACTGGGGCCTGCGCGTGTGCTTGAAGGGCGGCGTGGGGATACCTATAAGAACGGCGTTGATATTTCATTCGAGCTGCCGCTGTTCGACTGGGGCGGGGCAAAGGTAGCGAGGGCGGAGGCAACTTATATGCAGGGGGTAAACCGCGCTGCCTATATCGCAGCCAATGCACAGTCGGAGATCCGTGAAGCCCATGGCCGTTACCGTACCAGCTACGATATTGCCCGGCATTACCATGATGAAATCGTGCCCTTGCGCAAAAAGATGCTGGACGAAAAACTGCTGCGTTATAACGGCATGCTGGTCAGCCCGTTTGAGCTGTTCTCTGATGCGCGTGCGCAAGTTGCCAGCGTGAAAACCTATATCGAAAAACTGAATGAATTCTGGCTGGCCGATACCGAACTGCAGATGACGCGTATCGGCAACCTGAATGCACTGGAAGGAAAAGAATAA